TAGTCTCGGTAACACATTTGAACTTACAGCCTCGTAGACTGCCCTGAGGAAGTTGATCTCATCCTGAAGAGCATCAACCTTGGCCTCCAGCTCCACCTTGTTCATGTAGGCGGCATCAACATCCTAAAATGAAAAGGAGCAGGATGAGGACATTTTACCCcataacaatttaaaaacacTTGCGTATGAGTGAACACAAACAGAAAATTAAATGTTGGATGGTCATTACCTTCTTGAGCAGGACAAACTCATTCTCTACTCCAGCACGCTTGTTGATTTCATCCTCATACCTGTTGAACGGACATGCAATGTTAATCAATTCACATCAGCTCAGCACATTTCATTTAATCCCAGTTTACATGACAACTTCACTCACTTGTTCTTGAAGTCCTCAACCAGGCCCTGCATGTTCCTCAGTTCTCCTTCCAGCTTGTTCTTCTCATTACCCAAGCCATCGAGCTGTCTGCGCAGGTTACTAATGTAGGCCTCGAACATGGCGTCAATGTTGGAGCGGGTAGTGGTCTGTTCCTGGAGAAGACTCCATTTGGTCTCCAGCATCTTGTTTTGCTGTTCCAGGAAGCGCACCTggggaaagaaaaaaagaagttGGTGTTAGCTGGGTGATTgtcattttctatttttttgtcCATTGCTCCATAGagtttaaaaactaaaatccTGCATTAAAATCCCTAAGTCAAAAAAACTGATGGATGACTAATGTGTAAATGAGTGGATAAATGAATAAGTAAGTGGTTTGATGGATTTGTGTTAACTTGTATGTCTCTTTTGTAATTATGGCTCTTTAGGTCTCTTTGTGCCTGCTCTCTGGCACCATTGTTTAAGTGAATACAAATGGGCATGAGTCATTTTACCAGGCATTTTTCTgcagggtggagtgagcggatGGGGGAGGGTAAGGTGAAAGTGGACTGACTGGGTGTGGCAGTGCTCCACACAAGCTATGAACTCCTAGATCGAAAAAAAAACTGTCTTCCAAGAATGACCTCGCCCAAACCTGCATTGCTTCACAGATAAAACAGCAGTAACATCAGGGAAAAAGCCATACCTGCCACACCCTAATGCAGGTTTTGTGTTTGGCCACTGGAGACTTATCCAGGTTCTGATCTACTAAACTAGATGTAGACTATGCATATGCATACATTTCAAGATTTCTAGAGCTATTTGAAAATTATTCAGTAATTCTTAACCTCTCAAAAGGGCTTTCATAGGCATAATGTAGTCTTTCACCTGTAACCTGCTGACTGTGAAAAGTCATAAAATGGAGTTAGTAGGCAAGTGCCTAGTGTCTACAATACAGATGAGTCATCCTGGAAACCGTGTTTTCTGCACATTCTCCCACAGGCACTACAAAATAAAGGTGTGTGTATGGGTTTAGGGTGTGTCCTCTATCCACATTAGCTCAGAAAGTTGTGAAGTATTTGTTTGTTGCCAAATATGGGTGTGTTTGACTCCCAGATGACTTATCCTTTGATAAGAATGAAAATTATCTGCACTGACACAAGTTAAACCGCACATTGTCTAGTGGAAATACCGTATAATAACATAATGACTTTTAATTTCAAATAAGATGTGCACTTTTTTTGTGATGTAATAAAGTCTAGACTTTGGACTACGCAAACAGCTTTTTGCAGCCctgtctgaatgtgtgtgtatctATGACTCACATAGTTGCTAGGTTATTACCAAAACTCCACCCATATTTGGACAGCCTCTGTCATGTGTTTTTTGAGAGTGTTTTCCAAGCCAAAGGAATACTCAGAGATCAACTATGAATGGCTTTCGCATGTGCAGAATTTACATGTACGCTAAGTGACACGATTGACAGCTAACACTCTACTTTCCACGTAACGTTAGTGATGTACCACTCTAGTGAAACTCATCTAAACTTTTACAACTAAGAAAATGCGTTGCTTTGAATTTTTGTTATGCCAAACAAGAAACATTTAACTgccaatgtttttttactgctgCAAGCAATAACTTTAGTTCAGTGTCTCAGTGTTAAGAGTCGCTGGTTCAAAGTTCATACTTGGTGTGATAAAAGACAAAGTTTGCATTTGCGTTCGTGCACGTGAACGCACAAAACCACCATACATTACGTTAGGCCTATCTTTTTGCACAATTCATGAGACATGTTAAGATGCAGAAATACTCACTTTGTCAATGAAGGAGGCGAAGCGGTTGTTAAGAGTCTTAATTTGTTCTTTCTCTTGAGTGCGCACTTGCTGAATCGTGGGGTCAATTTCCAAGTTGAGGGGGGCCAGGAGGCTCTGATTTACGGTTACAGCGGTGATGGGAGCCGGGACGAATCCCATGCCTCCTCCCATACCTCCACCGTAGCCTCCTCCCATACCTCCACCGAATCCTCCGCCGAATCCTCCACCCATACCTCCACCCATACCTCCACCCATGCCTCCACCCATGCCTCCACCCATGCCTCCACCgtagctgctgctgctgctgctgctgaagCCGTAGCTGCCTCCAGCTCCACCTCCGAACCCTGAACCAACACCGGACCGCCTGACGCTGCTGACCCTGCCGGAGCCACCTCCAGCGAAGGCTGACTGACTGGAGAAGCTCTTCTTGGTGGAGCCACCGCCGCCACCACCGATGCTGTAGCTGAATGACCTGGTGCTTGACATGGTGTCTGTGTGAGGGTCTTGTCTTAAAGTTGACGAGAAAGAGGTTAGAGAAGTCTCTCTGAGCGAAGAGTGGAGTGGAGGAGGTTGCTCACAAAGGAGAGTCGATGTCCCTCTGCGTGCCTCTCCACCGCTGGCTTACGGCTTTTATACGCACAAGAAGAGAGGGCGGAGCttcccttcacacacacacacacactcacgtacacgatacactctcacacacaccctacctgttagacaggtACAGAGAGAAAGTGGCAAGATAAATGGTGGCACGCCCAGCTCGAGGCTTGGCCTCAGGCAGAGCGAGAAAAGGAGAACAGGAGAGGTAGAGACTTAAGCACAGACATTccagttgaaattcaacaagtGAGAAAGACAGCGCAGCTCTCACAGGCTGCCAAAGGGTGTGTTTTTGCTTCTGAATCTGGTTGGCTGGGCAGGCTTGAAGTATGAGTTAACCTCTGCTCTTTTCAGCAGGGTGGGGCACGCTGTTACTTTCACATTCATGAATTATTTCTTTCCATCTGCTTTTGCCAGTGTCTTGAACGGCTTTTTCTCTCGAAGAGCTGAACAGTTGCATTGTTGAGACTTACAAGGAATAAAGAACACAGTTTCCGTTCGTAATGGATTCGCATTCCCAGTAGCCTTAACAGCTAACAtggtttatgtattttatggcTTTAAACTACATGTGTGCATACCAATAAATGTGTGCACACATGTTGTGTATGTTTGAGGTGGAGCAGTGAGCATGTCGTTCCAGAGCCGACTGTGTTAAAACAACGGTGAGAAAAGttgattacaatttttttagTAACAAATGTAAGTCACGCCACACTAATCAACAAATGTCCCCAAAGTGCCATCCACCCTGCATAGTCAGACCATTGCTCAGTTGTAGTACAACATGACTGTTGGGTGTTACGGCTGTCAGTGATGAGCATTACATACAGTAGTATGACACAATCCTCTACAACCACATATCATGACTCCATGATAGTATAATGCAGGTGTGAAAGCAGTGAGCTCATGGTGTATAAAACAATGCTTTGTATGAGTGTTTCGTGATGAGCAATAAGCTTTTGCGATGTCTGCTCTAAAATACCGAAGTAAAGAGGTCTGGGAAACAATGAAAGGAAAGGCAGGAAAATGCATGTCCGGGCTGGATCCTCAGGACGCTGTGGAGAAGCTTGACTATTGCGAGTTATTACTGTAAACCAGACGTGTTTAACACCGGGGTAAGGTCAGGGTTTGTCCAGAAAGCGTAGGCTGTATAGTGTCTGCAGGATGGTGTTCACACTCAGCCATGACTTTTTGGACATTATTCATGTGCACGTATTTGCCTGCATTTGTGCGAATGCATGTTTGTGCATGTATGTCTGAACATTGGGTGATCTGAGATTAAGGTGTGTTCTCCATAAATTGCAGTGTGTGCCTTATTTGATCTGGTAACACAGTAGGGTTTGGCAACTTAGCATTAATGCAATGCAGTAACCAACAGCAGGGTGTGGCATGTTAGCATTAATGCAATGCATTTACCCTAAAGATGTGCATGGCAACAATGCATTGTGAAAAAAACTATTTGCATTTAGTTGTGAATGATAATTTTACTATTTAGTCATATGCACATCCATGAACAGAGAGaataataatgttataaatagaTTTggttaaacatacagtatacagtaactTACTGACCATAAAGGAATAACTTTGAAGATAGAGATAAAGATCTGGAGCAGGTTACACATTCTTAGGACATGAACTGGCTAGGTGACAAGCTGGGACACACCCTTGGAATATTGACTTGAAGTATTGCACAACACCTGCATAACCCCTACAAATGATGCTTTGAAATACTCAATTTTATATACACATTAACATAAACATGCATTTGACAAAACCCACACTTGTAAACGTCTTCCAGTGTTTATCAATTGAATTTGATCTTACAGATGTGCTGTTACAAGTTCATCGTGGAAAAAACATAAAGAAGCATGTTGCTGGGCCACCTGTCAGTCACGAGGAGGGTGGAATCATTGTCAGATTAGCACCATATATGGAGGTTACAAACATCTCAAACACTGCTTGCCTATGAATCGAATATCTTCATAAATCTACTTTAAAGGCACACCCAATAGTCTAGATCTGa
The Triplophysa rosa linkage group LG7, Trosa_1v2, whole genome shotgun sequence genome window above contains:
- the krt4 gene encoding keratin, type II cytoskeletal 4 produces the protein MSSTRSFSYSIGGGGGGSTKKSFSSQSAFAGGGSGRVSSVRRSGVGSGFGGGAGGSYGFSSSSSSSYGGGMGGGMGGGMGGGMGGGMGGGFGGGFGGGMGGGYGGGMGGGMGFVPAPITAVTVNQSLLAPLNLEIDPTIQQVRTQEKEQIKTLNNRFASFIDKVRFLEQQNKMLETKWSLLQEQTTTRSNIDAMFEAYISNLRRQLDGLGNEKNKLEGELRNMQGLVEDFKNKYEDEINKRAGVENEFVLLKKDVDAAYMNKVELEAKVDALQDEINFLRAVYEAELRELQGQIKDTSVVVEMDNSRNLDMDSIVAEVRAQYEDIANRSRAEAESWYKQKFEEMQSSAGQYGEDLRSTKAEIAELNRMIARLQNEIDNVKGQRANLEAQIAEAEERGEQAVAQGKLRIKELEEALQRAKQDMARQVREYQELMNVKLALDIEIATYRKLLEGEESRLSSGGAQATIHVQQSSSGGSYSAGGGSGFGYGGGSGFGGGSGFGGGSGFGGGSGYGGGTISKTSVTSVSSRRY